DNA sequence from the Nitrospiria bacterium genome:
CTCTCCGGGTCCGCGGCGAGAACCTTTTTGATCCGATCGATCTTCTCCGAAGCCATCGAGTGTCCCGCAACCGGTGAATGCGTCTGAACCGATAGTATAGGGGAGTTGCCTGTCAGCGTCAACCGGGAAACCACGGCAAAATCATGATTGACTTGGCGGCGGGTTTTTGTTAATTTAAGGACACTATGATGATCTCAAATCGTGACGAACTTAAAAAAATGGCCACCACCGTCCGAAAGGACATCATCCGGATGACCGCGGCCGCCGGATCCGGTCATCCGACCAGTTCCCTTTCGACCGTTGAGATTCTGACGACACTTTTCTTCCAGGTTTTGCGGCATGATCCCAAGCGGCCGGACTGGCCCGACCGCGACCGCTTCATTCTGAGCAAAGGGCACGCGGCGCCCGCGCTCTACTCCTTTCTGGCGCGCAGCGGCTATTTTCCGGTCGAACAGCTCACAACCCTGCGCAAGCTGGACAGCCCCTTGCAAGGCCACCCCGAACGGCACCGGATGGGCGGCGTAGAGGCCTCAACCGGATCGCTGGGTCAAGGCATCTCGATCGGAATCGGCATGGCCCTGGCCGGACGGCTGGATCGGAAGGACTACCGGGTCTATGTGATGACGGGCGACGGGGAGCTGGATGAGGGACAGGTCTGGGAAGCGGCGCTTCACGCCGGAAACCACGGCCTGGATCATCTCACCGTCATGGTCGACCATAATCAGGCCCAACAGGACGGATGGGTGAAGGACGTGATGGATCTCGCGCCGCTCGCCGATAAATGGACGGCCTTCAAGTGGCATGCGATCGAGATCGACGGGCACGACTGGGACCAGGTCGCGAAGGCCTTTGATGAAGCCCGCGCCACGAAGGGAAGGCCGACCGTGATCATCGCCCGGACGGTTAAGGGCAAGGGCGTTTCCTTCATGGAAAACAAGCCGGAGCTCCACGGCATTCCGCCCACGCCGGAGCAGATGGAGCGGGCGCTGGCCGAACTCGACCAGCGATAATCTCTTCCCGCATCGGTCGGTCCATTTTCGAAGCCTCCAAGAGCGCGCCGATGAATTCAGGTCGAATTTCTCAACGGATCCTTTGGGGAATGATCGCCGTACTCTTTTTCTCGGCGGCTTCCTTCACCGTAGCCCAGACGAAAAAAGATGTTCTTCAGCTCATAACGGACCAGGATGTACTCCACCAGGATCAGACGGCCAAGGAAAAGGGAATGACCGAGGTCGGCCGGTCGATGATTCTGGAATTGAAGGACGGTCCCCAGATCGATGTCGTCCGGCCCGGCGGCGGAGAGATCGGCCAGCAGCCGGTCGAGATCGACGTGGAATTCGATAAATCCAAGGACGGGGCCGAGCCGAACATGTCCACGCTCAAGGTCCGCTACATCAAATTCTTTTCGATCGACATCACCGACCGGGTCAAACCCTACCTGACCGGCAACCGGATCCATGCTCCCGAGGCCCAATTCCCGAAGGGCGACCACACCGTGGAACTCTACGTCG
Encoded proteins:
- a CDS encoding transketolase gives rise to the protein MISNRDELKKMATTVRKDIIRMTAAAGSGHPTSSLSTVEILTTLFFQVLRHDPKRPDWPDRDRFILSKGHAAPALYSFLARSGYFPVEQLTTLRKLDSPLQGHPERHRMGGVEASTGSLGQGISIGIGMALAGRLDRKDYRVYVMTGDGELDEGQVWEAALHAGNHGLDHLTVMVDHNQAQQDGWVKDVMDLAPLADKWTAFKWHAIEIDGHDWDQVAKAFDEARATKGRPTVIIARTVKGKGVSFMENKPELHGIPPTPEQMERALAELDQR